The DNA sequence CGACGATCCCCGCCAGCAGGACCGCCGCCGCGGCCGCCGCCGCCCATGGGGCCCATGGGGTCCCTGCGGCTTTCCCCGCCGCCCGCCGGCGGCCCGACCGGCCCGTTCGACCCACCGCGTGGACCCCTTCCAGGCGGCGGGAAACCTCCGCCAGGGCCGTCCATTCCTGGAGAAACTCGACGAACCGCCGCGCCGCGGCGGGATCCTCCAGAAGTTCCTTGAGCCGCACGGTCTCTTCCGGCGAGAGTTCGCGGCGCAGGTATTTTTCGAACAGTTCTTCGCTCATGGTCCGCCTTCCAGAAGCGGGAGTTGCCGGGTCATGCATTCCTGAAGCTGCTTGCGCACGCGCGACAGGGAGAGCCGGATCGCGTTGACGCTGCGCTTCTGGCGCTCGGCGATCGCCTCGCAGGATTCCGAACGCCCGTAGAATCCCGCCAGGATCTCGACCGCCCGGGCGTTGAGAAACGACATGCACCGCTCCAGCGCGCGATGCATCAGCGACTGGCGCTCGGCGGCCTCCTCGTCGAAGTGTCCGTCGAGGGTCTCGGTCACCTGGATCAGGAGGGCTTCGTCGAGAGGCGACGCCTGGCGCATCCGGGCGCGACGCGCTTCCTGAGCCTTGTGGCGCACGATTTCCCGGACCCAGCAGAAGAGGCTGGTGCCGGGCCGAAAGTCGGACCAGCGGTTCATGACCACGATGAACGCGTCCTGGACCACGTCCTCCGCCTGGGACCAGTCGCGAAGCAGCGCGAAGGCGTACCCCATCAGGGCGTCCCGATAGCGGAAGGCGGCCTTGACGACCTCGTCACGACCCAGGGTCTCCATAGACCATCCCCACCGCCGGAAGTATATGACCGGAACGAAGCCGACATGTCGGGGGAATCGACGCCGCCCGGCTACGGTCGGACGAATCGGTAGAGCCGGATCTTCTCCTGAAAGGCGACCTCCCTCTCCCATTCCGGCGCGAACTCCGTGCGGAGGCGTTCGAGAAGCGCCGGGGACGCGCGGGTGCCGAAGTACGGGGCGTACGCGCGGGCGGCGATCCGGGTGTACATGTCCCCCACGGTCAGGCGCTGGGGCCAGACGACCTCGCGCGTCTCCGCGGGCCGGAGGAAGCGGGCCAGAAGTTCGCGGAACGGCCCGATCCAGGTGCTCTTGAGGGGCGGGTCGAAGGGTTCGGCCAGAAGCTCGAAATACCGGCGGATGAGGCGGGACACGGGATCCTGGCCCGTCCCGCCCCGCTCGTTGGAGAGATAAAGAATGCCGCCGGGGCCGGCGAACTCGGTGACGAAGAGCGATCCGCCCTCGGCCACGCATCCCGCCAGGGGCGCGGCCACCGCGCGCCACTCCGCGATCCGGTGGATGACGAAAAAGAGGGTCACCAGGTCGAAGGTCCCCTGTCCCTCGAGATCGCGGCGGACGTCGAGGACCCGGACCTCCACATTCCGCAGCCCTTCGCGGGCGGCGCGCTCCCGGAGGCGGTCGAGGCAGGCCGGGACGATGTCTCCCGCCACGATTCGGTCGGCCGGATCCGCGCGCCGGGCGAAGGGGAGAACGTCGTTGACGCCGGTGGCGGTCCCCAGGAAGAGGCACCGTCGCGGAGGCGGACGCCTCACCGCGGCATGCAGGCACGCCGCCGCCGCGGAGGCCGTCTCCTCGGGCCACGCCTGATAGGCCTCGTAGGCGCCAGCCGGATCCGCGGCCGGCGCCGTCGCCTCCCGCCTCATTTCGGGCTTGATCGTACGCCCGCGGGGGGTTATTCTGTATTCGAATTATACCTATGAGCACAATAAAGATCCTCGATAGAGATCTGCCGCTGCGCCTCGAATGGCTGCGGTCCTTCCTCGTCGTGGCCGAGACGGGGGGATTCAGCCGGGCGGCCCGGGAGCTGCATCTCTCCCAGCCGGCCGTCTGGACGCACGTGCGGGAGCTCGAGGAGAACCTCGGAACCAGGCTTCTGGAGCCCGTGGGGGGACGCGCCCGCCTCACGCGCGCCGGCGAGACCGCCGCCCGGGAGGCCCGGCGGCTCCTCGAAGGAGTGCGCGCCTTCCGGGAGGCGGTGGCCGAGGCCGAGACGACCGTGCAGGGCGTCCTGGCGCTCGGCGCCAGCACCACGCCGGGCAACTACCTGCTTCCCCCCGTCATGCAGGAGTTCGAACGCCGGTACCCCAAGGCGCGTGCGACCCTTTCGATCGGAAACAGCGCCAAGATCTTCGACCGCCTGCGCTCGAACGAGGTGGACCTGGGCGTCGTGGGCATCGAGCCCGAGGGGACCGAGTTCGCGGTCGTTCCCCTGTGCGAGGACGAACTCGTGCTTTTCGCCTCCCGGCGCCATCCGCTGGCCCGGCGGCGGGAGGTCTCCGCGGAGGATTGGACGCGCGAGCGCCTCGTGGTGCGGGAGCCGGATTCGGCCACCCGGAGGCTCACGGACCGGCTGCTCGCCCGCCGGGAGGCGAGGCCGCCGCTCATGGAGCTGGGATGTCCGGAAACGGTCAAGCGCGCCGTCGCGGCGGGGCTCGGAATCGGAGTCCTCTCGCGATTCGCCATCGCCGGCGAGGTGCGTCACGGGGAACTCGTGGAACTTCGGGCCCCGGGCTTCCCCATCCGGCGCAAGATCTACGCGGCCTACCCGCGCCGCAAGCACCTCACGCGCCTGATGACGAGTTTCCTCGAGCTTCTGGAGAAAGCGGCCTCGCGCCGATAAGCTCCGCGGCCGAAACCGTCAGCGCAACTCCACTTCATACCACAGGGTTTTCCAGCGCGGACCCAGCTCGATCCAGGCGCGCCCTTCCGGCGCCCCCGTCACGGGAAGCTCCGCCTTCCGCGCCCCCCGGCCGTCCAGCGCCCACGCCCGCGCCCGCTCCGGCGGACGGGGAATCCGAAGGCGCGCCGGAATGCCCTCCACCCGCGTGGGAGCCCCGCCCCAGTTCCGTCCCACGCTGGAGCGCGCCGCGTCCTTCCACGCCATGCCCGTGTTTTCGATCCACCCCGTCGCCGTCACGAGCCACCGCGACGTCGAAACTTCCGTGGCCGTGAGCGCGCACCAGCCGTCCTGCAGCGTCGCTCCCACCTCCACCGTCCAGTCGCCCAGTTCCCAGGCGCGACCTCCGGCGAAGCCGACGACCGCCCGGCTCCGCGGGGCGGCCACGGTCACCACCCCGCGATCCGGCCGGCGCGCGTCCCAGACCACCTCGCCCGTGTCGGAGACGAACCGCGCCTCGGCCGGCGGCGTCCAGGCGCGCGCCCCCGCCGGCGGATCCCCCGGCCTGAGCGCCAGCCCCACCCGGTGAACGAGCGCCGCCTCGGGCGCCAGCCCCGCGTGATGCCCCGCGGCCACGTCCCAGGCGTGCGACCGCTCCAGGACCTCAAGCTCCCGATCCGTCCCGAAGGGCACGGCCACGCATCCCTCGGCGGGACGGACGTCCCCGCGGCGGAACATCGCCGCCGCGGGAAGAAGCGTCGCCATTTTCCCCGCGTGCCCCGCGATGTCGAAAAACCCCGAGATCCGCCCCTCGTCCCACGCGTCGTTGCGGTGCGAATACGAGTAGACGTAAATCGCATCCCAGTCCTGAAGCGCCGCATACGCCGCCAGAAGGAGAAACCCTTCCGTGCCGTAGGTATTCGGCGCCGCGTGGTTGTACTCCGTCACACTGAAGGGCTTCCCCAGGACGCGGCGCGACGCCAGGCCCGGAAGCGTGCCGCCGCGCGCGTTCACCATGCTTTCGTTCTCCACGATCCACCGGTCGGGATCCCACGGCCGTCCCGGGAACTCCGGGTGCTTCCAGTAGGCGTGGGCGTCCACGACGTCGAGCTCCGCCATGAGTCCCGGCGTGCTGCATCCGACGATCGTGCCGATGAGAAGCGCCCGGACGCCCAGATCCTCGCGGAGGAACCGAGCCATCGCCCGCCAATAGCGCGCCTCCGTCTCCCGCAGAAACCGGATCCAGTCCCGCACCGCCTCCCTCGGACGCCCCGCCGGCGGATGCTCCAGGAAGGGCCGGACCGTTCCCTCCTCCGGACGTTCCCCGGGCTCCAGGCCGACACGCCCGCCGGGACGCAGCGACACGTCCGCCAGCTCCACCATCCCGACGCGGGTTCCCAGACCCGTCACGAGAAGCCGGCCCGTCGGGCTTCCCTCGGCGGGAATCCCGCAGAATCGGAACTCCCGGGTCTCCGGACCGAGCGGGACGTCGAACTCCCACCCCAGGCCGCGCCACGGCGCGTGCGCCTGCGCCAGGGACACGCGCACCGTCCCGGCCGGCTCGGCGCGGGCCCGGAACCGGAGCGTGTAGGGACGCCCCGCTTCGATCTTGAGCCCTCCGTGCACGAGCTGGACGTGCCACCCCTGGCTCCCCGGACGCGTCACCCGGACGCGCATCCCGCCCGCGCCGAGAGGCGACGCTTCCGCCTCGGCCTTCTCGTGGCGCTCCAGCGACCACGCGCCGCCGAGCATCTCGTCGCCGAACGGCTCCTCGCGGACCCCCCACGCGCGGGCCATCGTCTCGAACGACCCGTGCCGCTCCCGGAGCCACGCGTTCCACTGCCGCCGGAGGTCCTCCTGAAGGAACGCCGGAAGGCCCGCCAGCGTCCCTTCCTTCCAGGCGTGCAGAAGCCCGTTCTCGTTATGAATCTCGACGAAGGCCACCGCCGGATCCTCGGCGTAGGTGAAGCCCCGGTGGGGATTGCGCCGCGCCAGGAGATCGCGCGCGTAGGCCTTCTGGAGCTCCAGAAGCGGCGCGTGAAAAAATCCCGCCGCGTGGCGGGCCTTCGGGGGGACCGATTCGATCTCGCGAGGAAGCCCGTCGGAAGCTCCGAACGGGCGTCCCACGAGGAGATTGAGATTGGAGTAGATGCCGCGGCGCGCCAGGCAGGCCACGAAGAAATCCAGGCGTTCCAGAGCCTCCGGCGCCAGAGCGCGCGGGGCGCCCGGTCCCGGCGCCCAGAGGCCCTGCGGCCAGCGGGAGGTATCCAGGTGGTGGAAGCGCACGACGTTGACGCCGAACCGCGCCAGCCGCGCCGCGACGCGGTCGGCGTCCTCGCGCGCGGGGAAGTTTCCGGCGAACGAGAGATTGACTCCAAGGAACCGCGTCCTGCGGCCGCCGGCCTGGAGGTGTCCGTCCGGCCCCGCCTCGACGCGCGCCAGGGGCGCCCCCGTCGCGGTCAGATCCGTAACCTCCGAGGCCCCCTCTCCCTCCGAAAGAACGAAGGGGAAAAGCCGCTCCTCGCGCGACGGATTCTCCTGCGGAAGCGCCGCGGGAACCGAAACCAGGAGCAGGAGCAATCGCATCGGCCGCCATCATACCGGGCAGGGGCGGTCGGACGCACGTTTTCCGGCCGGGTCAGGCGGCCGGAAGCTCGATCCAGAAGCGGCTTCCTTTCCCCGGCTCGCTCTCCACCCCGACACGGCCGCCCATCCGGTCGGCCGCTTTCTGGACGATCGCCAGGCCGACCCCCGTGCCGGGGTATTCCTGCGCCGTGTGCAGGCGCTCGAAGAGGCGAAAGAGCCGATCCCAATACTCGCGCGCGATGCCGATCCCGTTGTCCTCGACCCACAAGCGCACCCGCCCGTCCCGGCGCTCGGCGCGGACGCGGACCCGGGGCGGCACGCCGGGAGCGACGAACTTGATGGCGTTGGAGAGATAATTCTGAAGCGCCTGGCCGAGCAGAAGCCGGTCGCCCCGAACCGGCGGGAAGGGCTCCTCGAGCGCGACCTGAGCGCCGCAGGCGGCGATTTCCTCCTGCATGCCCGCCAGGATCTCGCGCAAAAGGGACGTCGGATCGATCGTGCGGACCTCGAGGTGCGTGCGCCCGACCCGGGCCAGGACGAGGAGGTCTCGCGTCAGGGCGTCCATGTGGCGGGCGGCCGCCGCGATGCGCCGGAGGCTGGCGCGTCCGTCCTCGTCCAGGCGCTCGGCCTTTTCGGCCAGCAGGATGTCCGCATAGCTTCCGATGGCGCGGATGGGCGCGCGGAGGTCGTGGGAGACGCTGTACGTGAAGGCCTCCATCTGAAGGAGCGCCTCCTCGAGTTCGGCCGTGCGGCGGGCCACGCGCTCCTCCAGGGTCGAGGTCAGCTCGCGCACTTCCCGATAGAGGCGGGCGTTGTCGATCGCGTAGGCGGCCAGGCGCCCCAGCTCCTGCATGAGTTCGAGCTCGGCCTGGCCGAGGCGGCGGCCCGATTCCGCCGTGGCCACCGAAAGGGCCCCGATCGTGCGGCCCCGCGCCCGCAGCGGAACGCACAGGGAGGAAACCAGGGCCAGGGACTCGATCCGGCGCCGGTGCTCCTCGCTCCGGACGGCGTCGCGGACGATCTCCGGGGTAAGCTCCGGGATGAGTTCGGGCTCCCCTGTGCGCAGGACCTTCGGATAGCCGTGGGGCAGGTCGGGATCGAGGGGATAGAGCGCCAGCATCTCTTCGACGAGCCGAACGCGGGCCGGATCGCGGTGATAGAGCCCCATGTGACGGACCGTCCCGTTTTCCTGGAGCAGATGGACGGCGCACCAGTCTCCGAAACGGGGCACGACCAGGCGCGAAACGGTCGCCAGCGTGGTCTCGACCTCGAGCGAAGAGGCCAGGGTCGCGCTCGCCTCCGTCAGGAACGCCTGCCGATCCCGCGCGCGCCGCTGATCGTCGATGTCGGTGGCGACTCCCAGCCATCGGGAGACCCGGCCTTCGCCGTCGCGCAGCGGAACGCTTCGGGCCAGGAACCAGCGATAGGCGCCGTCCGCCCGGCGCAGGCGGAATTCCGCCTCGAACGGTTCGCCGGCGGCCACGGAGCGCCTCCAGCGCTCCCGCACGGCGTCGCGGTCGTCCGGATGAAGGATCCCGATCCATCCCTCGCCCGACGCGGCTTCCGGAGCCATGCCGGTGTGGGCGAGAAAGCGTCCGTTGACGTATTCCCAGAGGCCGTCCGGCCGCGCCATGAAGAGGATTTCGGGGACCTCCTCGGAGAGGACGCGGAAGCGCTCCTGGCTTTCGCGAAGGCGCTCCTCGGCATCGCGGCGCTCGAGGAAGCGTCCGATCGCGCGGCCCAGGTCCGCCGTCATCTCGAGCATTTCGGGATCCGGCGGTTCCGGCCGGCGGCTGAAGACTTCGATCACGCCCCGAAGGCGGCCGGGCTCCCCCACAGGGAATCCGAAGCCGCCGGCCAGGCCGGCGCGCGCGGCGAACGAGGCGCGACGAAAGGCCGGGTCTTCGCGGATGCGTTCGAACCAGTGCGGGGCTTCCTGCTCCCAGATGCGGCCGGGCAGGACTTCTCCGCGGCGAAACTCCCTCCGGCGGCTGTCCTCCAGGAATTCGGCGAACGCTCCGGCCGGTTCCGGCCAGGCGTCGCCCAGGCGCAGAACGCCCGCCTCGGGATCCACGCGCCAGTAGAGGGCCACCGGCCAGCCCAGTTCCCGGCAAAGCGCCTGGAGGATCGCGCGAACCGCTTCCTCCGGCCGCGGCGAGGCCGCCAGGATCCGGGACACGACGCGGTCGAGGTCGGCGCGCGTGGCGCGGCGCTTCCGGTCCGTGATGTCCCGGACAAAAGCGCTGAAGGACCACCGGCCGCCCACCTGAACCGGGATCACCGCGAGCTCCACCGTGAACTCCTCCCCGGAGCGCCGGAGCGCCTCGATCTCGATGCGGCGGCGGAGAATCGGCCCCTGGCCCGTCGCCAGAAAGCGCGCCAGCCCCGTTCGGTGGACCTCCCGATATCGCTCGGGAACGATCAGGTCGGCCATCGGCCGCCCCAGGGCTTCCTCCCGCGACCAGCCGAAGATCCGCTCGGCCTGCGGGTTCCAGCCCGTGACGCGGCCCTCTTCGTCCATGGTCACCACGGCGTCGAGGGCCGAGTCGAGGATGAGCCGGAGGGCCTCCGCGCGTTCACGGAGCTCCGCTTGGGCACGCTCGAAATCCCGCCGGAGGTCCGCCTCCCGGACGGCGCGGCGGACGGACGCCCCGAGGGCCGTGAGGTTATCCTTGAGGATGTAGTCCGTCGCGCCCGCCCTGAGGGCCTCGACGGCCCGTTGCTCGCCCACGTGTCCCGAGACGAAGATGAAGGGAATGCCGGGGCGGCGCTCCCGGGCCAGGGTCAGCGCTTCGAGGCCGGTCAGGGAGGGAACGGAATGATCCGAGAGAATGAGGTCCGGCGGCTCCTCCTCCGCGAGCGCCCGCAGGAATTCCTCGCGTCCCTCCACCCGGCGGAAGACGAAGCGGATTCCGGAGGCGCGAAGGGCGCGCTCGACGAGGAGGGCGTCTTCGAGATCGTCCTCGAGGCTGAGGATCCGCAGAGGGGCCCGCGCGTCCCGCATCATCCTGGATGCATTCTTGCACAGCGGACGGCGGGAAACAACGGGCGTTTTGGAGGTGGCGGCCGGATTTGAACCGGCGAATAGCAGTTTTGCAAACTGCCCCCTTAGGCCACTTGGGTACGCCACCCGGTCGGGACGCGCCGCGCAAAGGGGCCCCCGCGTCGGGGAGTCTAAAGAGTCGCCCCTGGACAATCAAGTCTTTCGCGCCCCCGGGAAGCCTCGGCGCGTTCTCCTGGGTCTTCCGGCCTCGTCCGTATGGCGAAGCCCCCCGCCGGCCGAACCCCGCGAAGCGCGCCGCTTCGGCCGTCCTGACCCTCGAGGCCGCCCGTCGGAAAGATGAGGAGGGGTTCCGCAAAATCCACGGGCCTTCCGGCTGCCGGGCTTCCCTGCCGGCGGGGGAGGTGTTCAAGACGCTGGAGGAAGCCCAGGGGGGGGATTGCGACCTTGGGACGGCAGCGCAATGCAAAGCGATTCGAAGGCCTGAAAATCGGGAGCGCCCCACTTTAACGCTGCGAGCCGGCGGATTGAAGACCGCACGCGCCGGAGGCGGCATTTCGTGAAGACGCAAACGGAGGCGCGTGTCCGATCTGAAAGCCGACGCGCCGTTCGGCAGCATCCCGCTTGGACAGAGTGACCCGAGTGATCATCTCGTAAGGCACAAAGACGAAATCCATATCTTCGCAGGATTTTGCATCCCTGAAGACGGCGACCGTCATCCATCGAGCCGTCAGGATCTCGATGTGGCAAAGATCGAGCTCTTGGCCGTCCCCCAGCTGGAGGAGCACCACCGCGACATCCCCCGACCGATTCCGGCAAAGGGAGGTTATACGCTCACGGAA is a window from the Planctomycetota bacterium genome containing:
- a CDS encoding sigma-70 family RNA polymerase sigma factor → METLGRDEVVKAAFRYRDALMGYAFALLRDWSQAEDVVQDAFIVVMNRWSDFRPGTSLFCWVREIVRHKAQEARRARMRQASPLDEALLIQVTETLDGHFDEEAAERQSLMHRALERCMSFLNARAVEILAGFYGRSESCEAIAERQKRSVNAIRLSLSRVRKQLQECMTRQLPLLEGGP
- a CDS encoding PAS domain S-box protein, whose product is MMRDARAPLRILSLEDDLEDALLVERALRASGIRFVFRRVEGREEFLRALAEEEPPDLILSDHSVPSLTGLEALTLARERRPGIPFIFVSGHVGEQRAVEALRAGATDYILKDNLTALGASVRRAVREADLRRDFERAQAELRERAEALRLILDSALDAVVTMDEEGRVTGWNPQAERIFGWSREEALGRPMADLIVPERYREVHRTGLARFLATGQGPILRRRIEIEALRRSGEEFTVELAVIPVQVGGRWSFSAFVRDITDRKRRATRADLDRVVSRILAASPRPEEAVRAILQALCRELGWPVALYWRVDPEAGVLRLGDAWPEPAGAFAEFLEDSRRREFRRGEVLPGRIWEQEAPHWFERIREDPAFRRASFAARAGLAGGFGFPVGEPGRLRGVIEVFSRRPEPPDPEMLEMTADLGRAIGRFLERRDAEERLRESQERFRVLSEEVPEILFMARPDGLWEYVNGRFLAHTGMAPEAASGEGWIGILHPDDRDAVRERWRRSVAAGEPFEAEFRLRRADGAYRWFLARSVPLRDGEGRVSRWLGVATDIDDQRRARDRQAFLTEASATLASSLEVETTLATVSRLVVPRFGDWCAVHLLQENGTVRHMGLYHRDPARVRLVEEMLALYPLDPDLPHGYPKVLRTGEPELIPELTPEIVRDAVRSEEHRRRIESLALVSSLCVPLRARGRTIGALSVATAESGRRLGQAELELMQELGRLAAYAIDNARLYREVRELTSTLEERVARRTAELEEALLQMEAFTYSVSHDLRAPIRAIGSYADILLAEKAERLDEDGRASLRRIAAAARHMDALTRDLLVLARVGRTHLEVRTIDPTSLLREILAGMQEEIAACGAQVALEEPFPPVRGDRLLLGQALQNYLSNAIKFVAPGVPPRVRVRAERRDGRVRLWVEDNGIGIAREYWDRLFRLFERLHTAQEYPGTGVGLAIVQKAADRMGGRVGVESEPGKGSRFWIELPAA
- a CDS encoding LysR family transcriptional regulator is translated as MSTIKILDRDLPLRLEWLRSFLVVAETGGFSRAARELHLSQPAVWTHVRELEENLGTRLLEPVGGRARLTRAGETAAREARRLLEGVRAFREAVAEAETTVQGVLALGASTTPGNYLLPPVMQEFERRYPKARATLSIGNSAKIFDRLRSNEVDLGVVGIEPEGTEFAVVPLCEDELVLFASRRHPLARRREVSAEDWTRERLVVREPDSATRRLTDRLLARREARPPLMELGCPETVKRAVAAGLGIGVLSRFAIAGEVRHGELVELRAPGFPIRRKIYAAYPRRKHLTRLMTSFLELLEKAASRR
- a CDS encoding class I SAM-dependent methyltransferase, whose amino-acid sequence is MRREATAPAADPAGAYEAYQAWPEETASAAAACLHAAVRRPPPRRCLFLGTATGVNDVLPFARRADPADRIVAGDIVPACLDRLRERAAREGLRNVEVRVLDVRRDLEGQGTFDLVTLFFVIHRIAEWRAVAAPLAGCVAEGGSLFVTEFAGPGGILYLSNERGGTGQDPVSRLIRRYFELLAEPFDPPLKSTWIGPFRELLARFLRPAETREVVWPQRLTVGDMYTRIAARAYAPYFGTRASPALLERLRTEFAPEWEREVAFQEKIRLYRFVRP